A single genomic interval of Lacrimispora sphenoides JCM 1415 harbors:
- the argS gene encoding arginine--tRNA ligase, which translates to MKKILDLITAEMKAAFANCGYDEAYAKVTLSNRPDLCEYQCNGAMAAAKAYKKKPFDIASEVVEKLVASHVFAAVDAVMPGFINLKLNSDYLADYMNGMADEEQCGCERTENPMTIVVDYGGANVAKPLHVGHLRSAIIGESIKRMGRFLGHHVIGDVHLGDWGLQMGLIIEELKDRKPELPYFDESYEGEYPKEAPFTISELEEIYPAASSKAKSDEEFSTRAHDATLKLQNGFKPYRAIWRHIIEVSVSDLKKNYGNLNVSFDLWKGESDAEPYIAGLIKELEDKGLAYESQGALVVDIGEERDTKELPPCIVRKSDGAALYSTSDLGTIIEREKDIKPDWYIYITDKRQELHFVQVFRVAKKAGFVSQDKKMSHLCFGTMNGKDGKPFKTRDGGVMRLETLISDISQAAYEKIMENRTVSEKEAEETSKIVGMAALKYGDLSNQASKDYVFDMDRFVSFEGNTGPYILYTIVRIKSILAKYQDLEVKYQGEEQILAAASEAEKDLMLQLSRYNEIMETGFTELAPHKICQYIYELANAFNRFYHDTKIISEEDKKRQASWIRFIRLTKDVLNACIGVLGIEAPERM; encoded by the coding sequence ATGAAGAAGATTCTTGATTTGATTACAGCAGAGATGAAGGCAGCATTTGCGAACTGCGGATATGATGAGGCTTATGCAAAGGTAACCTTATCTAATCGTCCGGACCTTTGCGAATACCAGTGTAACGGAGCCATGGCAGCAGCCAAGGCTTATAAAAAGAAACCGTTTGATATAGCTTCGGAAGTGGTAGAAAAGCTTGTCGCCAGTCATGTATTTGCTGCGGTGGATGCAGTGATGCCGGGATTTATCAATTTAAAGCTCAATTCAGATTATCTGGCAGACTATATGAACGGCATGGCTGACGAAGAACAATGCGGCTGTGAAAGAACAGAAAACCCCATGACAATTGTGGTGGATTACGGCGGTGCCAATGTTGCAAAGCCTCTGCACGTAGGTCATCTTCGTTCCGCGATTATCGGGGAGAGTATTAAGAGAATGGGCCGTTTCCTTGGACATCATGTCATTGGAGACGTTCACCTGGGAGACTGGGGCCTTCAGATGGGACTGATCATTGAGGAGCTTAAGGACAGAAAACCGGAGCTGCCTTATTTTGACGAGTCCTATGAAGGAGAGTATCCAAAGGAAGCACCCTTTACCATCAGTGAGTTGGAAGAGATATACCCTGCGGCCAGTTCAAAAGCCAAATCCGATGAGGAATTCAGCACCAGAGCTCATGATGCCACTTTGAAGCTGCAAAACGGTTTTAAACCTTACCGTGCCATCTGGCGTCATATTATAGAAGTATCTGTTTCTGATTTAAAGAAAAATTACGGAAATCTCAATGTTTCCTTTGATTTATGGAAAGGGGAAAGCGATGCGGAACCCTATATTGCCGGTTTAATAAAGGAGCTGGAAGATAAGGGCCTTGCTTATGAAAGCCAGGGAGCCCTTGTTGTGGATATTGGAGAAGAGAGGGATACCAAAGAACTTCCTCCCTGTATTGTAAGAAAATCTGACGGTGCAGCCCTTTATTCTACTTCTGATCTTGGAACCATCATTGAACGTGAGAAAGATATAAAGCCTGACTGGTATATCTATATTACGGATAAACGTCAGGAACTGCATTTTGTCCAGGTGTTCCGCGTGGCGAAAAAGGCAGGCTTTGTATCACAGGATAAGAAGATGTCTCATCTTTGCTTTGGAACCATGAACGGAAAAGACGGTAAGCCATTTAAGACAAGGGACGGCGGAGTTATGCGTCTGGAAACACTGATTTCTGACATCAGCCAGGCAGCTTATGAAAAGATCATGGAGAACCGTACTGTTTCTGAGAAAGAGGCAGAGGAAACATCAAAGATCGTGGGAATGGCAGCCTTAAAGTATGGGGATCTGTCTAATCAGGCATCCAAGGATTACGTATTTGATATGGACCGTTTCGTATCCTTTGAGGGAAATACCGGTCCTTACATCCTTTATACGATCGTAAGAATTAAGTCCATTCTGGCAAAATACCAGGACCTTGAGGTTAAATACCAGGGTGAGGAGCAGATTCTTGCAGCTGCATCAGAGGCAGAAAAAGACTTGATGCTCCAGCTTTCCAGATATAATGAAATCATGGAAACAGGCTTTACGGAGCTTGCGCCCCATAAAATATGCCAGTACATTTATGAACTTGCCAATGCATTTAACCGTTTTTACCATGATACCAAGATCATATCCGAAGAGGATAAAAAACGGCAGGCATCCTGGATCCGTTTTATCAGGCTGACCAAGGATGTATTAAATGCATGCATTGGCGTACTGGGAATCGAAGCGCCGGAACGAATGTAA
- the efp gene encoding elongation factor P translates to MISAGDFRNGITLEIEGTVYQIMEFQHVKPGKGAAFVRTKIKDVVNGGINERTFRPTEKFPQARIDRFDMQYLYADGDLHNFMDTNTYEQMALSPDIIGDALKFVKENETVKVCSYNGKVYSVEPPLFVELVITDTEPGFKGDTAQGATKPATVETGAVVYVPLFVDQGDKIKIDTRTGEYLSRV, encoded by the coding sequence ATGATATCAGCGGGTGATTTTAGAAACGGTATCACATTGGAGATCGAGGGTACTGTTTATCAGATTATGGAGTTCCAGCATGTAAAACCTGGAAAGGGTGCTGCATTCGTAAGAACTAAGATTAAAGATGTGGTAAACGGCGGCATTAACGAGCGCACATTCCGCCCGACAGAGAAGTTCCCACAGGCAAGAATCGATAGATTTGACATGCAGTATCTGTATGCTGATGGAGATCTTCATAACTTTATGGATACGAATACCTATGAGCAGATGGCGTTATCTCCAGATATAATCGGTGATGCGTTAAAGTTTGTAAAAGAGAATGAGACGGTTAAGGTATGTTCTTATAATGGTAAGGTATACTCCGTAGAGCCTCCGTTATTCGTGGAGTTGGTTATTACAGATACAGAGCCGGGATTCAAGGGTGATACCGCTCAGGGAGCTACCAAGCCAGCTACGGTTGAGACCGGTGCAGTAGTATATGTTCCCTTATTTGTAGATCAGGGTGACAAGATTAAGATTGATACACGTACAGGTGAATACCTGTCCAGAGTATAA
- the aroQ gene encoding type II 3-dehydroquinate dehydratase, translating into MKILVLNGPNLNFLGIREKGIYGTEDYHALVSMLEEKAQREGHELEVFQSNYEGGIIDKIQEAYHNGTEGIIINPGAFTHYSYAVRDALGSVEIPKVEVHISNVHKREEFRHTSVTAPVCTGQVVGLGLKGYALAMDYLTGK; encoded by the coding sequence ATGAAAATTCTTGTATTAAACGGGCCGAATCTAAACTTTTTAGGAATCCGCGAAAAGGGAATATACGGAACAGAGGATTATCATGCGCTGGTATCCATGCTGGAAGAAAAAGCGCAGAGAGAAGGTCATGAGCTGGAAGTCTTTCAGAGTAATTATGAAGGTGGAATCATCGATAAAATTCAGGAGGCATATCACAATGGAACAGAAGGGATCATCATTAATCCCGGAGCGTTTACCCATTACAGCTATGCCGTTAGAGATGCCCTGGGTTCCGTAGAGATTCCCAAGGTTGAAGTCCATATATCAAATGTCCATAAGAGAGAGGAGTTCCGCCATACATCAGTGACGGCGCCTGTTTGTACCGGACAAGTAGTTGGTCTGGGGCTTAAGGGATATGCTCTTGCAATGGATTATTTAACAGGAAAATAA
- a CDS encoding YqeG family HAD IIIA-type phosphatase, whose translation MFKVFYPDKDAASAYDISFEELYKNGIRGVIFDIDNTLVPHGAPADERAKKLFLHLQNLGMESCLLSNNKEPRVASFARAAGSPHYIYKGNKPWRKGYQKAMEFMKTDAKHTVFVGDQLFTDVYGAKRAGIYSILVRPIHPKEEIQIVLKRYLEAVVLYFYHRDKKRKK comes from the coding sequence ATGTTTAAAGTATTTTATCCGGATAAAGATGCGGCATCAGCATATGACATATCCTTCGAAGAATTATATAAGAATGGGATCAGAGGCGTGATTTTTGATATTGACAATACTCTGGTGCCTCATGGTGCGCCCGCAGATGAAAGAGCTAAGAAATTGTTTTTACATCTGCAAAACCTTGGGATGGAATCCTGCCTCCTTTCCAACAACAAAGAGCCGAGAGTGGCTTCCTTTGCCAGGGCTGCGGGCAGCCCTCATTATATTTATAAAGGAAACAAGCCCTGGAGAAAAGGCTATCAAAAAGCGATGGAGTTCATGAAAACGGATGCGAAACATACGGTTTTTGTGGGGGATCAGCTTTTTACCGATGTTTATGGAGCCAAAAGAGCCGGAATCTACAGCATTCTGGTCAGGCCGATTCATCCAAAAGAAGAAATCCAAATTGTTTTAAAGAGATATTTAGAAGCAGTTGTGCTGTATTTTTATCACAGAGATAAGAAAAGAAAAAAGTGA
- the nrdR gene encoding transcriptional regulator NrdR, with product MKCPFCNEADTKVIDSRPADDNSSIRRRRQCEKCGKRFTTYEKLETMPLMVIKKDNSREVYDRSKIESGILHSCHKRPVSSQQIDSMVDEIETQVFNREEKEVESTVIGELVMKKLQEVDEVAYVRFASVYREFKDVSTFMEEIGKLLKK from the coding sequence GTGAAATGTCCATTTTGCAATGAAGCAGACACCAAGGTCATTGATTCCAGACCAGCAGACGACAACAGCTCAATCAGACGCCGCAGACAATGCGAGAAATGCGGAAAGAGATTTACCACCTATGAAAAGCTTGAGACCATGCCCCTCATGGTTATTAAGAAGGATAATTCCAGAGAAGTTTATGACCGTTCAAAAATAGAATCAGGAATTCTTCATTCCTGCCATAAACGGCCGGTATCATCCCAGCAGATTGATTCCATGGTAGACGAAATAGAAACCCAGGTTTTCAACCGTGAAGAAAAAGAAGTGGAAAGCACGGTGATCGGAGAACTTGTCATGAAAAAGCTGCAGGAAGTGGATGAGGTTGCTTATGTGCGCTTTGCTTCCGTATACAGGGAATTTAAAGACGTGAGTACGTTTATGGAAGAAATAGGAAAACTATTGAAGAAGTAG
- a CDS encoding PRC-barrel domain-containing protein, producing MRICELKQKEVINICDCRRLGYVGDVDFDMETGCLLAIIVPGPGCFCGFLVREKEFVIPFCDIRQVGPDIILVNVDLEKATERCGI from the coding sequence ATGCGAATTTGTGAACTAAAACAAAAAGAGGTAATTAATATCTGTGACTGCAGACGCCTCGGTTATGTTGGTGATGTGGATTTTGATATGGAAACAGGATGCCTTTTAGCCATAATTGTACCAGGACCAGGGTGCTTTTGCGGCTTTTTAGTCAGGGAAAAGGAGTTTGTCATTCCTTTCTGTGACATAAGGCAGGTGGGCCCGGACATCATCCTTGTAAATGTGGATTTGGAAAAGGCAACGGAAAGATGCGGGATATAA
- a CDS encoding DUF975 family protein has product MKTSSSELKSRAKRSLKGRYGLCIGIQFIEYAILLAITLVYILTSFSMGLVRDPFFYGGSVSAGNVILKAGVYISLLIILSVYGLLKPGVLKIYMDICNGRATKLSDLLFAFQNKPHRFLGLYFINLFIGFAWGIPYFVVLIVAVITDFISVMIVLLVLTYLLLLIGNIITMLYLSQSMYLLIESPDLRVIESLKESAAMMKGNKGGYFYLFISFIGMVVLGYSSMGIGLLWIIPYIQATMTEFYFDLKERLSRNNPGRGEEISFESMWNQENQW; this is encoded by the coding sequence ATGAAAACTTCATCATCAGAACTTAAAAGCCGTGCAAAACGGTCGTTGAAAGGCAGATACGGCTTGTGTATCGGCATCCAGTTTATAGAATACGCCATTCTTCTGGCTATAACCCTGGTGTATATTTTAACGTCCTTTTCTATGGGACTGGTAAGAGATCCTTTTTTTTATGGCGGCAGCGTATCTGCAGGAAATGTGATCCTGAAGGCAGGGGTTTATATCTCACTCCTGATCATTCTCTCTGTATACGGTCTTTTAAAACCAGGAGTACTTAAGATTTATATGGATATATGCAATGGCCGTGCCACCAAACTGTCTGATTTACTCTTTGCTTTTCAGAACAAGCCCCATAGGTTTTTAGGACTTTACTTTATAAATCTTTTCATTGGATTTGCCTGGGGGATACCGTACTTTGTTGTACTCATTGTAGCTGTCATCACTGATTTTATATCTGTCATGATAGTACTGCTGGTACTAACGTACCTGCTTCTGCTAATTGGAAATATCATAACAATGCTGTATTTATCCCAGTCCATGTACCTTCTCATCGAATCTCCGGATTTAAGGGTAATTGAGAGCCTTAAGGAAAGTGCAGCTATGATGAAGGGTAATAAGGGAGGCTATTTTTACCTTTTCATAAGCTTCATCGGTATGGTAGTCCTGGGATACTCTTCCATGGGTATTGGCTTACTCTGGATCATCCCTTATATTCAAGCTACTATGACAGAATTTTATTTTGATCTTAAGGAAAGGCTTTCTCGGAACAACCCCGGAAGAGGTGAGGAAATTTCCTTTGAATCCATGTGGAACCAGGAAAATCAGTGGTAG
- a CDS encoding DUF4190 domain-containing protein — translation MDQDNQDGSWQENQDWDRGAVYKQPENPVHSNMALASLVMGILGIITSCCCYGGLIFGSLGILFALLSRTEDRFEGYAKAGLITSSIAIVLVVLVLIVFVGTAAMSGLGLGGVFS, via the coding sequence ATGGATCAGGATAATCAAGATGGTTCCTGGCAGGAAAACCAGGATTGGGATCGTGGTGCCGTATATAAACAGCCAGAGAATCCGGTACATAGCAACATGGCCCTTGCCTCTCTGGTCATGGGGATTCTTGGTATTATAACCTCCTGCTGCTGTTACGGAGGATTGATTTTCGGAAGCCTTGGAATTCTGTTTGCCCTGCTTTCCAGGACAGAAGACAGGTTTGAAGGTTATGCAAAGGCAGGCCTTATTACTTCATCCATTGCCATTGTGCTTGTTGTATTGGTTCTTATCGTATTTGTGGGAACTGCGGCGATGAGTGGCCTGGGGCTGGGAGGTGTGTTTTCATGA